In Mycteria americana isolate JAX WOST 10 ecotype Jacksonville Zoo and Gardens chromosome 5, USCA_MyAme_1.0, whole genome shotgun sequence, one DNA window encodes the following:
- the LOC142409723 gene encoding astacin-like metalloendopeptidase gives MDLKMFLVFTAFLLHATLGFPIQENYENSTTTTEPTEVTTQEDIYESPLPTETDSEDEVIFNKILKVNKDSSQYLKEGDIVPQRSRSAINCRHCNWPQSSDGIVRVPYVLDPTYEESHIKGIHDAMAEFETLTCINFVRRKTERDYLSIKSADGCWSNYGKVGGGQTVSVMKGGCTWKGIIQHELDHALGFLHEHSRSDRDKHVKIMWEYISPADRQDFKKFENSNNLGLPYDYSSVMHYGPYTFTNTTGKATIVPIPDGSVHIGQRQGLSNLDVAKINKLYNCSRCSTILDAASGSLRSANHPRNYSDNTNCVWLIRTRSRKVSLHFQAFELQTTRGCQGDYVKVYDGSTKTSEVLMDKTCGSKIPNDLVASSNLMLIEFVTDGADTASGFQATFTSVNIQRKPSIHN, from the exons ATGGATCTGAAGATGTTCCTCGTCTTCACTGCATTTCTGCTTCACGCTACCCTCGGCTTCCCTATTCAG GAGAACTATGAAAATAGCACAACAA CAACAGAACCTACTGAG GTTACTACACAAGAGGATATATACG AATCTCCATTGCCTACAGAGACTGACTCTGAGGATgaagttatttttaacaaaattctgAAAGTTAACAAAG ACAGCTCTCAGTACTTGAAAGAAGGTGACATAGTTCCACAAAGGAGTCGCAGTGCCATCAACTGTCGCCATTGCAATTGGCCCCAGTCCAGCGATGGGATTGTTCGTGTTCCCTATGTCTTGGATCCTACTTACG aggagagccacataAAGGGGATTCATGATGCCATGGCAGAATTTGAAACACTGACCTGTATTAATTTTGTGAGGCGTAAGACAGAACGTGACTACCTCAGCATTAAATCTGCCGATGG CTGCTGGTCTAACTATGGGAAAGTAGGAGGTGGACAGACTGTCTCTGTGATGAAAGGAGGGTGCACGTGGAAAGGAATAATTCAACATGAACTGGACCATGCTCTGGGCTTTTTGCATGAACATTCTCGAAGTGACAGGGATAAACATGTAAAGATCATGTGGGAGTACATCAGTCCAG CTGACAGACAAGACTTCAAGAAATTTGAAAACTCCAATAACCTGGGTCTTCCATATGACTATTCCTCAGTAATGCACTATGGCCC ATACACATTCACTAATACCACTGGGAAAGCAACTATTGTACCAATTCCTGATGGATCAGTACATATTGGACAGAGGCAGGGACTGAGCAACTTGGATGTGGCCAAAATCAACAAACTTTACAATTGCA GTCGCTGCAGCACTATTCTCGATGCAGCATCTGGGTCACTGAGATCTGCCAACCACCCAAGAAATTATTCAGATAACACCAACTGTGTCTGGCTCATCCGAACCCGATCCAGAAAG gtTTCCCTGCACTTTCAAGCCTTTGAGCTGCAGACAACGAGAGGCTGTCAGGGTGATTACGTTAAAGTTTATGATGGATCCACCAAGACTTCTGAAGTTCTAATGGACAAGACATGTGGATCAAAGATACCCAATGACTTAGTTGCTTCTAGTAATCTCATGCTCATAGAGTTCGTCACAGATGGTGCTGATACAGCTTCTGGTTTCCAAGCCACCTTTACTTCTG TGAACATCCAAAGAAAACCTAGCATCCACAACTGA